TCCTCGACGATGTCGGTCGACTCATGCGCGATCTCGTACATGCGCCTCGCCATGGCGCGGCCATGCACGGCGTCGACCTCGCGGAACGAGAGGCGAAACTTCGCGGTGATCACGCCGCCATTGCGCCCGCTCGCGCCCCAGCCGGGGCGGTTGGCCTCGATCACGATTGGCGACGAGCCGTCTGTGGCGATGTGATGTGCGGCGGAGAGGCCCGTATAGCCCGCCCCGATGATCACCACATCGGCTTGGTGCTCGCCGGACAGCACGGGAAACGCGCGCGCCGGCTCCGCCGTGGCTTCCCACAGCGAGTTGACCGATGGTTGCGCGCTCCAGTCCCGTGTCATCTCGGCGCTCACGGATTTATGCCACCGGCCCGATCGCCGCGTCGGCGAGCGCCTTGAGCGTCGGGAAATGGAAATCCGGCTTGGTCAGCGTCTCCACGGCCGGAGTGCCGCCGAAACCGGCGATACCCTGGCGGCGCTCGATCCAGCACACCTTGTAGCCGAGTTTCCGCGCGATCCCGATGTCGTGGTACTGGCTCTGCGCGACGTGCAGGATATCTGACTGCTTGTAGCCGAACGCGGACTGCCGGCCCTTGTTATAGGCGAAGAATTCCGGGTTCGGTTTTGCCACCCCGGTGTCGTCGGCACAGACGGTGTCGTCGAAGGGATTGCCGAGCGCGTGCGCGTAGCAGGACAGCGCGACGCGGTCCGCATTGGTCATGGCAACCAGGCGGAATTTCGTGCGCAGGCGCTTCAAGGCCTCGACCGAATCCGGGAACGGGCCCCAGCGCAGCACCGCGAGCTGGAACACGTCGCAGCATGCATCGTCGGCCGGCAGCCCGAGCTCCTTGGCGAGATAGCGGTAGACGTGGAACATCACCTCGCTCGAGCGCTCGTAGTGCTTGTCGCGGCCGCGCTTGTAGGATTCGAAGATCTGGTCGTCGCCGAGCTCGGCCGGCGTCTTGCCGGAGATCTTCCGCACCGCGGAGAGCACGCCGGTCTCGAAGTCGATCAAGGTGCCGACGACGTCGAAGGTGAGAACCTTGAAGTTGCTGAACGCGGCTTGGGTCGACATGTGGTTTGTTCTCTCCGGTTGGACGCGGCTTAAAGTTCAGTTCCCCACCCGGGGAACCACGATGGTGTCCTCGGGGTGGAGCGTGACGGTGAGGCTGCCGCCGAGCGGCGGGATGCGGCTATAGGCCTGGTGATAGGCCGGCTGGCGCAGGCTGAGCGCGACGCCGTCGGCAAGCGCCAGGAAGATGCGCAGGCTCTCGCCCTGGTAGACGATGTCGGTGACCGTCCCGGTCAGCCGGTTGCAGGCGCCATCCTGGGCGCCGTCGTCGATCAGCAGCTTCTCGCTGTGCACGGCGAGCATCAGCGCGTCGCCATCAGGAATGGCGCGGGCGCTGCGCAGCAGGGCGTTGCCCAGCGACACGCTGGAGGTATCGACACGGCGGACCGGCAGAAGTGTCGCCTCGCCAATGAAGCTGGCTACGAAGGAATCGGCGGGATGATCGTGCAGCCGCGCCGGCTCGTCGATCTGGACCAGACGGCCGTCCTTCATGACGGCGACGCGGTCGCTCATGGTCAGCGCCTCGCGCTGGTCATGGGTGACGTAGATGATGGTGGCCTGGATGCGCTTGTGCAGCGTCCGCAGCTCGATCTGCATGGACTCGCGGAGCTGCTTGTCGAGCGCGGAGAGCGGCTCGTCCATCAGGATCAGGCGCGGCTCGAAGATCATTGCGCGCGCGAGCGCGACGCGCTGGCGCTGGCCGCCGGAGAGCTGCGCGATGCCGCGCTCCTCATAGCCGGCAAGGCCGACCATGCTGAGCGCCGCGCGCACCTTGTCCGGCCAGGACGATTTCGGCAGGCGGCGCGCGCGCAGGGGAAAGGCGACGTTCTCGCCGACGCTCATATGCGGGAACAGCGCGTAGTTCTGGAACACGACGCCGATGTCGCGCTTGTGCGGCGGCATAAAGGTGACGTCGCGGCCGCCGAAGAGAATTGTGCCTGACGTCGGCAGGATGAAGCCGCCCAAGATGCCGAGCAGCGTGGTCTTGCCCGAGCCGGAGGGGCCGAGCAGCGAGACGAATTCGCCGGCGCCGACATTGAGCGAAACGTCGTCGAGGGCGCGAACGGCGCCATAGGCCTTGCTGGCGGACTTGATCTCGACGCTTTCCGCTCGCTTGTCCAACGATCGACCTCGCCATGTCCTGCAATGGCCTGCCTCACTGCGCGCCATAAGCCTGCTTTATAGACACGGATTTGGGGCACTCACGGCAAAGCGTGCGCTGCACCAAATCTTGTTCCGAAGACCCTGTGTTTAGGCTGTCATGCCAATGACACCAGACTTGGCAAAATCCGGCAATTGCCAAATTCTCACCGCGCCCATAACATGACGTTATGCCCGAGCTGCGCCGCATGCTGCCGTCGAGTAACGCACTGTTCGTCTTCGACGCGGCGGCGCGCAACGGCAGCTTCACCGCGGCGGCGGCCGAATTGAACGTCACGCAGCCCGCGGTGAGCCGCATGCTCGGCCAGCTCGAGGAGCATCTCGGCGTCCGCCTGTTCGATCGCAAGGCGGGCCGCGCGGTGCTCACCGAGGAGGGCGAGCTCCTGTATCGCCGCGTGCTCGACGGCTTTCGCAGCATCGAGAGCGGGCTCGTGGAGATCGAGCGGCGGCGCAAGGG
The genomic region above belongs to Bradyrhizobium arachidis and contains:
- a CDS encoding ABC transporter ATP-binding protein; the protein is MDKRAESVEIKSASKAYGAVRALDDVSLNVGAGEFVSLLGPSGSGKTTLLGILGGFILPTSGTILFGGRDVTFMPPHKRDIGVVFQNYALFPHMSVGENVAFPLRARRLPKSSWPDKVRAALSMVGLAGYEERGIAQLSGGQRQRVALARAMIFEPRLILMDEPLSALDKQLRESMQIELRTLHKRIQATIIYVTHDQREALTMSDRVAVMKDGRLVQIDEPARLHDHPADSFVASFIGEATLLPVRRVDTSSVSLGNALLRSARAIPDGDALMLAVHSEKLLIDDGAQDGACNRLTGTVTDIVYQGESLRIFLALADGVALSLRQPAYHQAYSRIPPLGGSLTVTLHPEDTIVVPRVGN
- a CDS encoding HAD family hydrolase, whose amino-acid sequence is MSTQAAFSNFKVLTFDVVGTLIDFETGVLSAVRKISGKTPAELGDDQIFESYKRGRDKHYERSSEVMFHVYRYLAKELGLPADDACCDVFQLAVLRWGPFPDSVEALKRLRTKFRLVAMTNADRVALSCYAHALGNPFDDTVCADDTGVAKPNPEFFAYNKGRQSAFGYKQSDILHVAQSQYHDIGIARKLGYKVCWIERRQGIAGFGGTPAVETLTKPDFHFPTLKALADAAIGPVA